Sequence from the Nymphaea colorata isolate Beijing-Zhang1983 chromosome 9, ASM883128v2, whole genome shotgun sequence genome:
ACCCGACCTAAAATATTCTTTGAAATTATCGTATGCTTAGTGGATCGGCTGTGAATCGGTCGAaataaagcttttttttttatagataaatgaaaacaatataaGAAATGTTAAGGTGCATGCATTTAGAACATTAGTGAAAACTTGGCATGTGACATTTCTTGAATGGTGTCGTGAAATTGAATTGGTTTGCTACCGATTCAGTTAGAGTTGGCCGGTTCAAACTAATTGAGGCTGCTTTTAATGACATTGATTCGGACCAAAACTTAATTTCACATTTAAAGAGTTGCATATCGACTCTAACGAGACATTCTCCATAAGTTGAAGCAAGGCGTGTATCCCTTAGAGCTCATATGACCACAGTGTcaaattgttattgtctcatAAATATGTTTTAAATGAAACATTGAGtaagagtgttttatgaatatgtctcAATTTATGAATAGATTTATAAGACAATTACTAGTGTCAAACTTATAAAACATGACGACAAGACGGGGCCTTAGAGTTTTATTTCTTCTCACTACATTGAAaaataaaccaagaaaagaagTTGAGTACATGCATGCACtcgagataaaaaaaaaaagaaaaaaaaacaaagttggCCATACATGCCATATTCATGTTCATCTGATATAGTGTAACATTTGACATTAAACGTGATTCTTCAATTGGGTCAATGGTCAAGACTACGCCCCACGAGAAGCTATAAAGAGATTTACATTCATAATTATTTGCCTATTGGTCAGAACCCTTCCAATAATGGGTAACTTCTTAGGTTCTTCTTTATATTAAAGTACTACGCAGAGTTGGGCATAGTTTATGATGATTTTAGAATAGATTATTAATTCAACTTGTGCTTCGATatgcaaattttttattgtaatgtagagagagaaacattGTCTTTGTTCAAGTAGATAATGGGTTTGGTCTGGGTAACAATGTTTTTAGAAACCCGAGGCCGGTCTCTTCCATAGTGAGTTTGGTCGGACAAGAGCTAGGTCCGACGCTAATACTCTACATTAATTGCACTTTACTTTGGTGTTAGTGCCCGCCGGTGCACTCCAAATTCCAACATTTGGACCACGAATCTGAATTATAAGCGAACTTAGCAGTCCTCTTAAAATACTGATTTACCGCAGGCAGGTTATGCAAGTAATTATCAGAAAACCACAAGGCCAAGATCGACACTGGATTTAATCCCGATCTCAACTATTTCGGGCCTCTCTTCGGTGCGCTATTTTGAGGGGTCGTTCGCAGTCCAAGGGCAAAACCGTCTAATCATGATATTAAAGTCCGTTTTCGTCCTTGACTACAGAAATAGGGTTCTCTCGTCAAATGCCACCCACCAACGAGGACGTTTCGGTCATTTCGCCCCCTCCCATTGATCGCCCTCTCAACCCGTTTTTAAAAGGGCGCAAAAATAGCTGAGGAAAGAAGGGGAGAAGACGCAAGGGAGAAAAAACGATCTGTGTTTGAGCGACGATCGAGTTCGCAACCCGGCGAAGATTCCATTTCCGGCGAGTGGCTTTCTTCGGCGGAGGTAAGgcctcttttcctctctctcccgcTGGCTTTCGCTGTGGTCTCACTGCGACTCTTGCTGCGTTCTTATTGAAATCTTAGGCGAAGTCCTAAACAACGCACTGGAATCCTTCTCCACTTGATCCTTGATTTCGGCCTTCCATTGCGATAAGCGTTTGAGAATAGACGGATTTCTCTATATCCTGCTCGTTTTGCTGGTTTTGAGCTTCGAGGAAGCTCATTTTTGCTTACCCCGCTAGAAGGATCTTGTTGCCAttatttctttctgttttttcttcttctgcagtcATCGTCATTGTCTTCATCGTCATCACATCATCTGATCAATACTCCTTTTCTCTATGAGAGCCAACAATTTCGAAAACAGccttcttttatcatttttaaattgtGTAGAGAATATACTCATGTTACTGACTACAGGATTGTACCCTTGAAAATGAGAGATTCCTCCTGCTTTGGGTCTTCAAGTGTCTAGCTAAATGTCGCTTACCTTCGCCACCGTCTACAAACTGctgattaaaattttcaactagCGAtcacaatttttctttctatcagaAGGCAAAAGCAGTCACTTTTCGGTGTCAAAGTtagtcttttgaaaatgttgaaagtttagTCTACGGGGAAGGATCTTGAACTCATTTGTGAAAAGGTGCGCCGTAAAAATCTGAACAGAGTTTCTTGGcaaaaacatggttttacaTTATTTTGCCTCCTCCTAATACAAAATATGAGTGTGATAACTTGGGCCTTAGCATCCTCCCTTGTGCAAGCACATACAATAGGTGTACAACATAAAGTTGCGGTAGGAGGGATGGGTAAggagttttaacttttaagccGCTCTCAAGAGGATCAGGTGGTCAGGGTATTGTTTACAATTTGaatagtatttttgtttttttctaaaattttccgGGAGTTCCTGATCCCtactttttgttaaaaatagaACATTTCTATCCTTTcgtttttcagttttcttgtGGATGAAAGCGCCCACTGAGATGCTCTTTCCCAATATTGTCAAATCGTTGCCGGGAAATGTACAGAATCTGCCTCTGTTGGACGCGTTCAAATTTGGACCGGGTTCATGGTTATATCTTGGAGAGTTTCACCAACTGAAAAAGCTTACTCGAAAAGGACATTTTCTGTGTATATAACATAAGCATTTAAAAAgccaaatattaaaaattcaaacataACCTGTTTTTGTTATTCAAAAGTTGAATGCCTggaaaacttattttcttaACAAAACTAGGTCTCGAACGCAGTTTTATTGCTATCCATAGTCAATACGTACCAAACTTTCTCAGATTCTTGAAGCGGATAGGAGAAAGAAGCGGATAAAGTAAACCAGCCAATAGGTTTGCATGGTTATATCTTGGAGAGTTTCACCAATTGCAAAAGCCTACTCGAAAAAGACATTTTCCGTCTATAACATAAGCATTTAAAAAGCCAAATATTAAAAATCCAAACTTAACCTGCTTTTGTTATTCAAAAGTTGAATGCCTggaaaacttattttcttacaaaaaccAGGTCTCGAACGCAGTTTTATTGCTATCCGTAGTCTATACGTACCAAACATCCTCAGATTCTTGAAGCGTATAGGAGAAAGGAGATGATAAAGTAAACCAGCCAATAGGTTTGAACTTCAATACAGAGTTATCAGGAGCCGTTAATACAAAGGATGATGATTGAGGAGTGACCTAGCTGTCCTTGGGGCATTTTACATTTATTACTGGGGATATGGGCTATGCATGTACATAGTGCAACGCCTCCCCTCTTAGGCACCGACCTTACCCTGTTTCTGCCTTCATTCTTTCTCCAGAAGATTCCCTTCAATTGTTTacccaaatttaaaaaaaaaaccctcatATGATCAGTTAGAAtggaatcaataaaaaaaaaattgggttaCTATCATTTAATTAATTGTCTTACAACTTGTCATTTTTCTTATCAGTAGTCACTGtatcttctttttcaaaattttgaagctaaTAAATCATTATgtgctttattttttgtaattttcataCGAgtcttttgaatttttaaaaactattttcttatttatatgttttctgtttctaatgtttaattttttaaacattcaATCTTCTATTTTGTgcaattgaaaaatgaaaatttctgaATCTTTTTATGGGGCAATTTGATTAAAATCTGACTTCATTAATACTTGCAGGAAGTACATCTGTCGTTTTCGATGATGTTGCAGTCTCACCCGGCCCAACCTTCCAACATGCCCATGTGCAAACTCCCCCACTACACCGTACTATCTAGTTCAATAACCCCAACCGGAATATATAATATTTAGGAACCGGCTATGCCAATTCTTCCTCCTCTTTGGTTAGGATCTCAGACCCGTTTGGTTGTCCGTTTTGGGTTCATCAAGATCGTGAGCTCACGGATTTGTCACGGTTGAATATTTAAACCTCCAGGGTTAATCTAGCCTCAGCCCAAGTTAAGGTGAATTTACATGAGCCAAGATTAGAGATCCAATGTCAGCTCGTTCTTTATGTAtttgtttcatttgttttaatttggCAAATATTATTAAACCTCAAGCGAGCGAATCAATATTATTGTGTCTACATCATTTTTTACGAGAACGGTAATTAAGATGTTTGCATTGTGAGAGCTATCAATTTAGGATTTACATATCCGTAGTATTCGCATCGATTATTTGCTTTGAGGCTTCTGAATCTAGGGGATACATGTCCCTCCTGTTAATCTCGGACGTAAATGGTCGGAACTCGGAATTTGTTGTTCGAATTTGGTTTCTAATCGCGTGTGCTGAATTCAACCGAATCTGATTTTCAATGCAATGTATTTAAGTAATGAAACCTTTTGGTTTACTTCCCTAACTTAATTGTCTCTGGTTTTCGACCTCCGGCTCCGCTCCCATAGACTAAGGTTTCTGACATATTTCGACTTGCAGTCCATCTCAAGATCGTGCCGCTTTTGATGATTATTTGCTCGGTTGCAAGTATTGTTAACTTTCGATTTTTGTTGCTTTCCTTTCTGGAACATAGGCGGCAGATCGAGCGCTGAAAATCGAGCAACTGAAGGAAGCCAATGCCGACTGTAAGGTATGCGCTTGGAGGACTATCCCATTTGTACATTTGGTTTACCGGTAGAATGCAAATAGATCAGGTGCGATGTGATCTCAAGTCCAAATTTACACACTGTTCAAACATGGTCTTATGTGCGCTAGTTAAACATTAaactttcaataaaattttccctaataaattcatttttctggGGGAGCAAAAGTCAGTTCACTTGATATTTTAAAGCCCCGGTAAGAATAATTTATGTTTTTATCAGTTTACCATTTTCTTGAGCCATATGTGCGGCCTCATGTGTAGAATATGATGTGACATGATTTTAATTCAAAACTAACCTGGGAATCACATTAACATGATTTATGGTTTAGGCTATTTTATATGCTTACGCTGGTAGACTCCAATGAGACATTTCTACTTTCACAAAATGGCTAGTTGATTTCTCATCATCACCGTGTCCAAAGTGGAATCATGCACTGGAAATCATTAATCTTGTCCACTGTCAAGTGCATCCTTGCGACTGGATCTCATATTTTCTTAGTTAGATCCAGGGAGAGTCCAGAGGAAGGGTGTGAACTGTTTTCCCTATTGAACAAGACCAGTCTACCTGTCATAACGGGTCATTTAGCGGGTGACTTAAATAACATGAAGTGATGAAGACCCACCACCAGATTGTACACTCGCAGTTGACGATGTCTCATCAACATCAAGACGTTGAAAGCCAACCAGGACAAGTGTGTGTATTATTGTTTCATATTAAAGGGGTGGCGCGCCTGGCTACCTGATCTACTATCCCTGATTCCCGTGTGTACGCTGCACCGGCGACTTACATGTGTGAAGGAAATTCAGTTTAAAGGACCAGTTAGGAACTAGGTGCATCTGTAGGCTTCCGGCTGTTCGTTTGTTCACCCGTAACGTTGAATCATTTTCACAGGGGGGGACCAGAGATGTCGCAACGAACGTTAAGGCCACTGTCGCATTTGAAAACAACAAGCTCCGAGCCAGATGGTGGACAAGCAACGAACCGGCACAGTGTTGACCGCAGCCCGAGAGTCAGTGACAGAAGGTCTCCAAGAGCGCATACGGCTGAGGTACGGCCTCCTCTTGCCATGTATTGGTTTTTAATTGAGCCATTCTGCATATTCATTCTCTTGCTTATGACTTTATTAATTTCGTTTCCACTTGCTTTACATTAGTTGTTAATTGAAGCCGTTCTGCATGtatggagagagagataccCTAGGCTATCACGTTATGCCCTTAAATTGTGACTTGCTTCAATCATAAACTTGGGTAATCATAAACTTGGGTACCGCTTCAATTAAATCCTCGTCCCCATTATAGTAACTCTATGTGCGATAGATGGCATTGACAAATATAAAATTGACTATGAATCATTCTGCTCCTTGTCAAGATCATTGATATATAGGTCCTTAGATGAGATGGAATGTCAGTTTTGTATCTTTTGGAATTCTTACCGTACAATTGTTCTCCAACAGAAGAAAGCACTTGCAAATTCACCGTTGCAGAAGAAACGAACTAGCCGAATCTCTAACCTTGAATCTCAATTGGGCCAAGCACAAGATGaagtaaaaaaattgaaagaacaaTTGGCATATGCACAGAGTGCCAAGAAAGAGCCCGCAATGGAGTCAGAAGAAACCAAGAAACGGATTTCTACTGATCAACCTTCTACTCTTGATGTTGGCCAAGAACCAGTTAGCCCGATGGCAGATTTCCCTGCATCACCGAACACTCCACCAGAAAAGGAGAAACCTTGTGCAATGAATCTAGAGGATGAGATGCCATCGGAGGAGAGCTTAGACTTGCAGGGCATTGGTAATTCAAGCAGTagtcatgaattcaaaagtgtTCTGAAAACGGACAGTACTATTTCAGAAGTATCTGACATGCTGCATAAGAGCGGTGGGTGCACAGAAAGCATGGGGAGTGCAGAAATAATGGAACTGAAGGCAAAGCTGCTCAGACAAGAACAAGACCTGATGAGGCTTTCTCGAGAGAATGAAGACCTTGTAAGTTCCCCTCGTTGTCTTCTCATTTCTTGTATTagtgcgtttttttttttatagtaaacatgaaatatgatcttttgatcaaatttggatatataagTTCTAAAGAATGTCAATGGACTTCTGCACCTATTTAAATGAATTTTGACATGGGTGGTCGCAGACCATGATATTCTTTTAGCAGATTCATAATTTTAAACTGAATTAGCTCCAAAagttctattttcattttcc
This genomic interval carries:
- the LOC116261333 gene encoding interactor of constitutive active ROPs 4-like; the protein is MPTVRGGPEMSQRTLRPLSHLKTTSSEPDGGQATNRHSVDRSPRVSDRRSPRAHTAEKKALANSPLQKKRTSRISNLESQLGQAQDEVKKLKEQLAYAQSAKKEPAMESEETKKRISTDQPSTLDVGQEPVSPMADFPASPNTPPEKEKPCAMNLEDEMPSEESLDLQGIGNSSSSHEFKSVLKTDSTISEVSDMLHKSGGCTESMGSAEIMELKAKLLRQEQDLMRLSRENEDLKLQLLEVEELRTKEEETAEQVKRLTEELEESKQRTTQATEQLEVTIQSKSELEAEMKRVKVQAEQWRKAAEAATAMLTSVDNYVGSEINGRCGNKHLPHGLEDSGYMGSDSPMTDSMEDVYAGKRKGGAGIKRFGEFWKKKGPK